The Collinsella aerofaciens genomic sequence CGCCAGCGGCCTCGGCATGTGCCCGCAGCTCGGTCCATACGGCTGCCGGGTAGCACTCTCGCGCCTGGCGATCGTGTGTCACGCGGGCAAGCGCGACCGGACCGCTCGTCGCCTGCATTGCACGGCCAAAGCGCACGCGCAGCAGGGCGGCGGGCTCCAAAGACACGCCGTCGCGGCGCAGCTCGGCCATCAACGTGGCAAGCGGGCCCTCTTCGTGCGAAAGCGGATAGCTGTCCAGGTCGACATCGGCAAACAGCACGGCATCGTAGCCGCCAGGACGCAAAACCGACGCATCGGCAAGCGACACGAAGCGCACTTGTGCCCGTGGCGTGCGATCGACCTCGTAGGTCGCGTAATCGTAAGCGGTACTGCGCTTGTCCACCTTGGTTCGAACGCCGTCGAGAACCGGCACGGTCGCGGCCTGCGACACGTCGAGTGCGCGAGCATCGTTCATAAGGATGTCGATGGCATGGCGCAGCAAAGCCGTCTCTGCCTGGCGACGGGCCTGGCCGTCAAGGCCGCCTAGAGCGCGATCGGGCAGCGCCTCGGCAACGGCGAGCATGGCCTTGAGCGCCGTCACGGGTTTGTCGCGCCACAGCGCCTGGAACACGTCCGAGACCACACACGGCACGTTCTTAAACCAGTTTTCGTCGCTCGCCGCCTTGCGCGCGCCCCTCACCTGACCCTGGACGCTCTGCAGCAGGCTCTTAACGCCCGCAGTGGTCTTGTTGCGCGACAGGCGTATGTTCTTGTCGAAGCCGCGGGCGCTCGCGGCGTCGGCACCCGAAAGCGGACTGTAGATCCAGTCGGTAAGCTCCGGCGCGGGCCACCACTCGGTCTTTGACGCCATGCCCTCATCGGCGGCCTTCATGCACTCGATCAGGCCGGCAAGCGCCGCAAACTGCCTGCCCGCAATGGATTGAGAAAACGCCGTGAACTCAGTCGTCTCGGCCGCAATGTGACGCGCCGCCAGACGAGAGGCGAGTTCGCCGAACAGCTGGGGTGCCCGGGCAGAAACAACGAGCACGCGCACGGGGTCGGCAGAAGCGCCGTCGACCTCGGAACCCCGGCACGTTTTTACCAGATCATCAATTGCGTCCGCATAAGCATGAGCACGGGCATGGGGGCCAGCGACCTCAATAAAGGCAGGCTGAGCGGCGGTCCCGTAAGCGGCATCAGACGCGCCGACACCCTCCCCTAGCGGCGCGATCTCAAACAACACATCGCGGGCATCAAATGCCGTGGCAAGCTCCTCGCGCATCGCCGCCTGCTCGCGGGCAAGCAGCACGACGACCTCTCCCCCATTGTTCGCCACGGCAGACAGCAGCTCGAGCAGACCGTGCGTAAACGACGTGATACCGCGCACGCATACGGCGCGAGTGCACGCCGGCAGGCTATCGGCCAGGACACTGGTCATAATGTCAGCTGCCTCGCAGGGCTCAACCATATCTCGACGGTCCAAACCGCCCGCGTAGGCGCGCAAAAGCTCGAACACACGAGCCTCGGCATCGCTTTTTGGCTCAGGCTGGCAGTTGTCGCCACGGCATCGTTCGGCACCCGTCCCCGCAACGCCCGGCAACACGTCGCGGGCCATGCGCGCGAGCATGCGCACTGTGCCCTGGCTGCGCGAAAGCGGCTGCAGGTCGGCATCGTCGAGACGCGTGACCATGTCCGAGAACAGCATCTGGCGCTGCAGGTTGTCGACGAAACCGCGCCCGTCGCCCAAAAGCTCCCAAAGCGAGCGAAGCCACGATGTAGACGTCTTGTAGTCGATACCCAGCGAAACGCCGGCTTCCGCCGCATCATGACGGCACAGGTCGAGCTCGGCAAACGTAGGTGCCAGCAACACGGCACGCCCGTGGCGGACAATAAGGTCGGCAAGCAGCGCCGACTCGGCATCGCTCAAATCCGTGCCGGCATTGGTGGTATAGATTCGAACAGGCATGGTCCTCCGCTCAAACTGTTCGCAATAATCAATGCATCCATCCTACCCGCCCACGCGGACAGATTTGCCCCACGCCAACAGATTTGATCCCTTGAGGACGGAGGAAAATGGATCACAGAGGGGGTCAGTCTAACCCGGTGATCCGTTTTCCTCCGTCCCCAAGGGATCAAAAAACCGCCCCCGGAGGGACGGTTCTTCGTAATTCAATGTTGTCGCCGGCCTACTCGCCATCCTCCAACTTAATGAGGATCTTGCGGTAGCCACCGTACTCGCCGTTCAGCGCCTTTGAAACGCGGCTCACCGTGGTGGACGAAGCGCCGGTACGGGCCTGAACCTCAACATAAGGCTCGCCCTCGTCCAAATAGCGCGCAACCTGCAAACGCTGAGAAAGGTCGCAAATCTCGCGCGGCGTGCAGATATCGGTCAAAAACGCTTGGATATCCTTCTCGTCGTCCAAAAGGCTAAATGCGTGGACCAGCTGCTTGACATCAGGCTTGTCAAACATGTTCTCGATATTCATCGATCACCGCCAAACCCGCCAAAAGGCATCGAAGTTGATACTGACATCGGGCATCGTTCGCCCGTTCTATGCAATAGGGCAACGCCTGTGGCTTTTGCCCGTAGCAGTGTAGCACACCACCAAACTAAAGCGACAAGACTCTCTGCCAGCGGCGCGTTTTTCAGGACGAACGCCGTTTAGAAACCGAATGCGCACGTAAGCTCCACGAATATTTGAGACAATGGGCGCCCAAACACCGCGGCGCGCCCGCGCAACCATCCAGGTCGCCGCCGCAAGCCGCTTCACGCGACGCCAGCAACCCCGGCGCAAGAAAGGATTCACGCCATGCGCTTTATGCTTAACTGGCTCTTCACCTCGATCGCCATCGCGATCGCCACGTTCCTCGTCCCCGGTATCCAACCCTTCGGCTTTGCCGAGGCCTGGGTCTGCTTTGCCTTCGTGGGACTGTTCCTCAACATCGTCGACTCGCTCGTCAAGCCGTTCCTGACGGTCATCTCGCTGCCGCTCACTATTATCACGCTTGGTATTTTTCAGCTCGTAGTCAACAGCTTTATGCTCGAGCTGGCCAGCTACCTGTCGGTCAATCTGCTGGGCGCGGGTATCTCCATTGCCGGCTTTGGATCGGCCTTTATGGGCAGCATCCTGGTATCCATCATGCGCAGCATTCTCGACAGCATCGCCGAGGGCTAGAACTGTTCAATACGAACCGTCATATCGACCCAAAACGAAGGCCGCCCATCGCAAAAATGGGCGGCCTTCTTATTTGTCAAGTCTCAAAGGACGAGAGAGTCTACCATTTCCACCCCGTCCCCAAACGCAGGTGTGGGTTAGATGACGTAGTCGTAGCCATGGTTGGGAGCAACAAGTTGATCGAGCGTCACACCGTCGAGGTAGTCGTTGATGAGCTTGTCAAGGTTCTTCCACACGTCAAGCGTGGGGCACTCATCCGAACGCGAGCAGCCTTTGCAGTCGCCATCCAGGCAGGCGACCGGCGCCAGACTGCCCTCGGTCAGGCGCAAGATCTCGCCCACCGTGTATTGCTCGGGCGGGCGCGTGAGCACATAGCCGCCGCCCTTGCCGCGCATGCCCGAGAGCATGTTGGCGCGCACGAGCGTAGCCAAAATGTTCTCGAGATATTTCTCGGAAATCCCCTGTCGCGCCGCGATCTCTTTGAGCGGGATGCGACCGGCTGCCTGGTGCTCGGCCAGATCGACCATAACGCGCAGGGCATATCTGCCCTTAGTAGAAACCAACATGTATAGTGCTGCCTTTCGGTCATTTAGTCCGTAGAAATTCTAGCCGAAAAATTGGTTTTGAAAATACCCATTCCCGTCAAGATGGTTAATCGACTCGTCATAATCTTCTATTTCCTATTGCGTTACTAGGCTTTAGCGTCTACTATGCTTGCCAACAGCAAAACGAACAACCTATAAGGTTTGTGGGTTTCGCTGCTACACACACACCGTAAAACCACACGGCATCCAGTCATTTGAACACTTTGGAGGTTCACCATGAGCAATGTTTATACGTCCATCGATCAGCTTATCGGCCACACCCCGCTTCTGGAGCTCACTCACTTTGAGGCCGATGAGGACCTCAAGGCCCGCGTGCTCGTCAAGCTGGAATACTTCAACCCCGCCGGCTCCGTCAAAGACCGCGTCGCCAAAAACATGATCGACGAGGCCGAGAAGGCCGGCAAGCTCGTGCGCGGCGGCGACTACACCATCATCGAGCCCACGAGCGGCAACACCGGCGTCGGCATCGC encodes the following:
- a CDS encoding phage holin family protein, with the protein product MRFMLNWLFTSIAIAIATFLVPGIQPFGFAEAWVCFAFVGLFLNIVDSLVKPFLTVISLPLTIITLGIFQLVVNSFMLELASYLSVNLLGAGISIAGFGSAFMGSILVSIMRSILDSIAEG
- a CDS encoding PD-(D/E)XK nuclease family protein; translated protein: MPVRIYTTNAGTDLSDAESALLADLIVRHGRAVLLAPTFAELDLCRHDAAEAGVSLGIDYKTSTSWLRSLWELLGDGRGFVDNLQRQMLFSDMVTRLDDADLQPLSRSQGTVRMLARMARDVLPGVAGTGAERCRGDNCQPEPKSDAEARVFELLRAYAGGLDRRDMVEPCEAADIMTSVLADSLPACTRAVCVRGITSFTHGLLELLSAVANNGGEVVVLLAREQAAMREELATAFDARDVLFEIAPLGEGVGASDAAYGTAAQPAFIEVAGPHARAHAYADAIDDLVKTCRGSEVDGASADPVRVLVVSARAPQLFGELASRLAARHIAAETTEFTAFSQSIAGRQFAALAGLIECMKAADEGMASKTEWWPAPELTDWIYSPLSGADAASARGFDKNIRLSRNKTTAGVKSLLQSVQGQVRGARKAASDENWFKNVPCVVSDVFQALWRDKPVTALKAMLAVAEALPDRALGGLDGQARRQAETALLRHAIDILMNDARALDVSQAATVPVLDGVRTKVDKRSTAYDYATYEVDRTPRAQVRFVSLADASVLRPGGYDAVLFADVDLDSYPLSHEEGPLATLMAELRRDGVSLEPAALLRVRFGRAMQATSGPVALARVTHDRQARECYPAAVWTELRAHAEAAGAAKPTCVGEGDIIADFDPAAGEGLKRERVTCEAPQHLSDEAIPYLVLRRRDGEGENAPLVPRLTSASQIEAYSTCPLCWFVSYRVKPQSIDAGFDNMEKGNFVHDVLEHLHARLPQEGMERVTPENLPRAQELLHEVFDETLAEHAGKRGTEGPLVPLSPVEERQVAEILPQLEGVLAYESEALAPFAPRYLEFAFNELKVEYAGWPLGGRIDRVDVDAENRAVVIDYKHRTGVEEFKLADPTVRDEESGTAPIDDPRWLPPHTQTLIYAQAMRRALDLDTRAALYFSTKGGKPALRGAASAELLEEERGDGRIPGLKIGFPGEGGSMDFDALLDRVEAGIAERLRELEAGNVAAVDPASTQAAHARCSYNHEGTFVRRDV
- a CDS encoding Rrf2 family transcriptional regulator gives rise to the protein MLVSTKGRYALRVMVDLAEHQAAGRIPLKEIAARQGISEKYLENILATLVRANMLSGMRGKGGGYVLTRPPEQYTVGEILRLTEGSLAPVACLDGDCKGCSRSDECPTLDVWKNLDKLINDYLDGVTLDQLVAPNHGYDYVI
- a CDS encoding YerC/YecD family TrpR-related protein, which produces MNIENMFDKPDVKQLVHAFSLLDDEKDIQAFLTDICTPREICDLSQRLQVARYLDEGEPYVEVQARTGASSTTVSRVSKALNGEYGGYRKILIKLEDGE